Proteins found in one Strix aluco isolate bStrAlu1 chromosome 29, bStrAlu1.hap1, whole genome shotgun sequence genomic segment:
- the RPS15 gene encoding small ribosomal subunit protein uS19 — MAEVEQKKKRTFRKFTYRGVDLDQLLDMSYEQLMQLYSARQRRRLNRGLRRKQHSLLKRLRKAKKEAPPMEKPEVVKTHLRDMIILPEMVGSMVGVYNGKTFNQVEIKPEMIGHYLGEFSITYKPVKHGRPGIGATHSSRFIPLK; from the exons ATG gcagaggtggagcagaaGAAGAAACGAACCTTCCGCAAATTCACCTACAGGGGCGTGGACCTGGACCAGCTCCTCGACATGTCCTA CGAGCAGCTGATGCAGCTGTACagcgcccggcagcgccggcgCCTCAACCGCGGCCTCCGCCGCAAGCAGCACTCGCTGCTGAAGCGGCTGCGTAAGGCCAAGAAGGAGGCACCACCCATGGAGAAGCCGGAGGTGGTGAAAACCCACTTGCGGGACATGATCATCCTCCCCGAGATGGTGGGCAGCATGGTTGGCGTCTACAACGGCAAAACCTTCAACCAGGTGGAGATCAAG CCCGAGATGATCGGCCACTACCTGGGGGAATTCTCCATCACCTACAAGCCGGTGAAGCACGGCCGGCCCGGCATCGGCGCCACCCACTCCTCCAGGTTCATCCCGCTGAAGTAA
- the DAZAP1 gene encoding DAZ-associated protein 1 isoform X6 — MTQRNRGPEVEVKRAEPRDSKSQTPGPPGASQWGSRIMPSAANGWAGQPPPTWQQGYGPQGMWVPAGQAIGGYGPPPPGRGAPPPPPPFTSYIVSTPPGGFPPPQGFPQGYGTPPPFSFGYGAPPPPPDQFAPPGVPPPPATPGATPLAFPPPPPPSQATQDMSKPPTAQPEFPYSQFGYGQDLSGFGQGFSDPSQQPPPYGGPSVQPSSGPPAGGSGFGRGQNHNVQGFHPYRR; from the exons AAGCCAAACTCCAGGGCCGCCCGGTGCCAGTCAGTGGGGAAGCAGGATCATGCCAAGCGCTGCCAATGGCTGGGCAGGTCAGCCCCCTCCGACCTGGCAGCAAGGATATGGCCCTCAAG gGATGTGGGTGCCAGCTGGACAGGCAATTG gTGGATATGGACCACCTCCTCCAGGAAGAGGagcccctccaccaccaccaccatttaCCTCATACATAGTCTCTACACCTCCGGGAGGGTTCCCACCTCCACAAGGATTTCCACAGGGCTATGGCACCCCTCCACCATTTA GTTTTGGTTATGGTGCTCCACCTCCTCCACCTGACCAGTTTGCCCCACCTGGAGTACCCCCTCCACCTGCCACTCCAGGGGCAACACCACTAGcttttccaccaccaccaccaccatctcaGGCAACTCAGGACATGAGCAAACCCCCAACTGCTCAGCCGGAATTCCCTTATAGTCAGTTTG ggTATGGACAAGACTTGAGTGGTTTCGGACAAGGTTTCTCTGATCCCAGCCAGCAACCCCCTCCCTACGGAGGCCCCTCGGTGCAACCATCCAGTGGCCCACCGGCAGGAGGAAGTGGTTTTGGACGAGGACAGAACCATAATGTGCAAGGATTTCACCCCTACAGGCGCTAG